The window CTACTGCCGGATTGGTGATGGCAATTACGCGGCTGTCAGCGGATGGCCCTCCATGACCATGACGCATAAGGGAGATTATCTTGGCATCAAGGCCACCAATAAACCACTGACTTTGCGCGTTATGGATTTTTATCGCTGTCATACGGGCAAAATCGCCGAAAACTGGGTCTGCCTTGATTATGTCGATCTCTTCTCTCAGATGGGAGTGGATTTGATCAAAGAAGCGGCCAATCTCTAGATTATCGGAAAAGAATACAATGACACCTTCAGAGGCCAAAAGCACATTCTTCAAAAAACTGAAGCAATTTGCCAAGGATGGCGATCCGGCAAACCTTTATCACGAGAATGCAGATTGGTTTGGGTCGCATCCCTTCAATGAAATCAAAGGGCATTCGGCAATTGTTGATGTTTGGAAGACAATAACGAACGCAATTCCAGACATGGAGAGGCGTGATAGCATATTTGTTGCAGGTCATAGCAAACCAGATGTTCGTATGCCGGATGGGTTTACCGATCGTTTGCTCATTGCAAGTCTTGGGACTTATCAAGGCACATTCGAAAAGGATCTGCTTCATATTCCTGCCACTCATGGTGTTGTCCATTTACGCTTCTGCGAGGTACATCACATCAAGGATGGATTGATCGAGCATTCCTATGTCATGCTGGATTTTCTGGATTTGATGCGACAGGCTGGTGTTTGGCCGATCCCGGCTTCATTGGGAGCGGAACATGTTTGGCCAACGCCTGCCAGTATGGATGGCGTGAGGCCTGAGATTTGTGATGAGAAAGCCGGAGATCAGGCTTTTGATGTCGTGATGGGCATGCATGCGGCATTGCTGTCATTTGATGGAGTGGATCTGGACAGCATGAAGCATTCGAAATTCTGGGACGAACACTTCATGTGGTATGGCCCATCCGGTATTGGTAGCACCAGAGCAATGTCTGGCTTCAGAGCTCACCATCAAATTCCATTTCTCACTGGTTTTCCTGACCGAAAAGGGGCAGGGCACTATATCCGAATTGGTGACGGAAACTATGTTGTGACGGGTGGTTGGCCATCTGTTGTTGGTACCCATACCGGTGAATGGTTGGGCATGCCGGCGACTGGCAAAATCATCGATATGCGTGTCATGGATTTCTATCGCATAGAAAACGGCAAGATTTGCGAGAATTGGGTTCCAATAGATGTCATCCATATGCTGAAGCAAATGGGTTTTGATGTCTTCAAACGTCTGAAGCATTTGAGAGGTCTGCCTGAAAGAAACCTGACGTCAGCGAAAGCCGGAGGATACTGAAATGAGTATTGATGCTCACCATCATCTGTGGGACTTGCAGGCTGTTCATTATCCATGGCTTATGGAAACGGGAAAGCCGCGTTTTTTCGGAGATCCATCCTCTATTCAGCGCAATTACCTTCTGGATGAATTTCGTGCCGATGCCGAGCGCCAGGGAATAGGTGCATCTGTCCATATTCAGGTCGGAGCCGCTGATGCCATGCAAGAGGCTAAGTGGGTGCAGTCTGTTGCAGACGACAATCCAGATTGGCCATTGGTTCAAGTGGTGTTCTGCGATCTCAGCACTGAAGACGTGGTGAGACAACTGCAAGCATTCTCGAAAATGAGTTCGGTGCGAGGCGTGCGTCAGATCATTGGTCGAGCACCAGGAGAAGATAGCCAGTCCGGCACTCGCCAATTGTTGGATAATTCTTCCTTTCTCGAAGGTTTGAAGGCGACAGCAGATCTAGGTTTGGGTTTTGATCTGCAATTGCTGCCTGACTATATGGACGCAACCGCCGAAGTGCTGGCGCAAGTACCGGACCTGAAGGTCGCTCTTTGTCATGCGGGATCTCCATATGACCGGTCTGAAGAGGGATTGAAGAACTGGACCAAACAGATGGAGTGTCTCTCCGCTCTTCCAAATGTCTATTGCAAACTATCTGGTCTCGGGATGTTTGATCATGATTGGACTATTCAAGGCATTCGTCCGATTGTCGAGGCCTGCATCGGCCAGTTCGGGGCCAACAGATGCATGTTCGGCTCCAACTTCCCGGTTGATAGCCTGAGTTCAAGTTATGATAAGATCGTAAAGGCTTATGAGGAACTGATCCCCAGCAAATACCATTTAGATATCTTCAAGAGCACCGCTCAGGGATTTTACGCGTTCAATTTCAACTAGTTTCTCTTGATAAGCCAACAACCCTGTTGGGTTCCATAGCATTGCCAATCTGGTTAATATTGCTTAGATGAAACGATACCTGTTTTCAGACCACCTCGAAGATATCACTCATGAAATTATGCGTTATCTCAGATATCCATTCTCAACCGATGCCATCCAACTGCCTGTCCAACAAACTTTCGAAGGTCTCTGAAATAACCAGACTCACATTATGTGAGTTAAGCGGGGAACCTAACCTCATGGGAGATGCGTTACATCATCATCTTTTCACAGATGGCGGCATGGACAAAGCAGTACGTAACCTCATGTCACATTGGGGAAAAGACCATTGGGGGTTAGGCTATAGCGCCGGCGGAACAGTTCTTTGGAAAGCCGCCGCGCGAGGCCATGCCTTCGCGGGCATATTCTGTGTATCTTCAACCCGTTTGAGAAATGAAGGAGCGATCGAAACACCTCATCACGTCTTTTTCGGCAATAAGGATCCAAACAAACCTGCCTCCGAATGGCTATCGACTGTTCCGAAGCAATATACGCTCCTGAATGATGCCGGACATAATTATTATCTGGATGCTCACAGTACAGCAACTGAGCTAACTTGTAAGGCCATGGCAAGACAAATGTCCGTATTGTGAGAGCGATGTGAGATCCGTGCTTTTAATAAAAACAAATTTTGTCATTTTCTCGATTTAATGCGAGAGGTGACAGCTTCCTGTCAGGTTTATCCATTAGACTTGGTTCGTTCCGACCGACTTACTGCGAAGGAAAGCTGAACAGCAAAGAGAGCCCTGATTGGTCTTGTTATTTGGTATCGATCGAATTTAACACGATTCATTTACGTCACCTTTACTCCCCAAATGCATACTGTCTGTGCGGGTGAAAGCGAAATGCTATCAATCAGGAAATTCAGCCGCTTCCGGTCTGTGGGGAATAGGAAGCAAAACAACCATATGTCGGGTGATAGAGTGCAGAAGCTATTTGTCAATTTTCTAGCCTTGTTATTCATTTGTTGTCTCTCTGTTTCCGCTAAGGCTGACTTATCATGGGAAGTGAGAAAAATCAGCGGTTCTGCATGGCTTCTTCAATCCAATCAGGAAAAGATTCAGCTTAAGAAGAACTCAACGCTTAAACCCGGTAATACGTTAAAAACCGGAGATCGAAGCCGTGTCCTGCTAGCGCGCGGCAAAGAGCGCATTCAAGTGGGTTCGAATACAGTTCTTTCCATTCCGGCAGATAATGACCAAAAGCCTGGTCACACCACGATCAAACTCAAAAGCGGACAGCTGGATCTGATCGTCGAAAAGATGCCGAATACGCATTTCAGCGTAGATACCCCCTTTATTGCAGCTGTCGTAAAAGGAACACGCTTCACAGTATCGACAACGGCAACGAGGTCTCTGGTTCGCGTATTTGAAGGAGTGGTTGGGGTAAAAAGTTATATTTCTGACGAACATGCAGATATCAGACCTGGAAAATCAGCCAGTCTTACATTTTCCAGTCAGTCACAAACGCGCTTGCTATTGCTTGATAATCCACCACAAGCGCGGCTGTTTGAAGATTTTCCAGAAGTCTTCTCTGAATTGAATATTCCATATCCAGATGTGTCCAATGTTCCAGTCAACAAGGATATGACGGTTGGTGGCATAGTTGAGGAAACGATCAACCTTGTGCTTTCAACATTTGGGGCTGCCTTATCCAGTATAGGCAACACTTTAAGTGCCATTTTTACACCAATCCTCATGCCGGTTCTGGATATAATCGATCAGTTTTACGACAGTGTGCTACCCAACACCGCTCCTTTGTTACTTGCGCTATCTGCGATCGTTGGCTTGATACTATTTGGATTG is drawn from Cohaesibacter gelatinilyticus and contains these coding sequences:
- a CDS encoding FecR family protein gives rise to the protein MSGDRVQKLFVNFLALLFICCLSVSAKADLSWEVRKISGSAWLLQSNQEKIQLKKNSTLKPGNTLKTGDRSRVLLARGKERIQVGSNTVLSIPADNDQKPGHTTIKLKSGQLDLIVEKMPNTHFSVDTPFIAAVVKGTRFTVSTTATRSLVRVFEGVVGVKSYISDEHADIRPGKSASLTFSSQSQTRLLLLDNPPQARLFEDFPEVFSELNIPYPDVSNVPVNKDMTVGGIVEETINLVLSTFGAALSSIGNTLSAIFTPILMPVLDIIDQFYDSVLPNTAPLLLALSAIVGLILFGLIAYSVRKGRQ
- a CDS encoding amidohydrolase family protein — encoded protein: MSIDAHHHLWDLQAVHYPWLMETGKPRFFGDPSSIQRNYLLDEFRADAERQGIGASVHIQVGAADAMQEAKWVQSVADDNPDWPLVQVVFCDLSTEDVVRQLQAFSKMSSVRGVRQIIGRAPGEDSQSGTRQLLDNSSFLEGLKATADLGLGFDLQLLPDYMDATAEVLAQVPDLKVALCHAGSPYDRSEEGLKNWTKQMECLSALPNVYCKLSGLGMFDHDWTIQGIRPIVEACIGQFGANRCMFGSNFPVDSLSSSYDKIVKAYEELIPSKYHLDIFKSTAQGFYAFNFN
- a CDS encoding ester cyclase yields the protein MTPSEAKSTFFKKLKQFAKDGDPANLYHENADWFGSHPFNEIKGHSAIVDVWKTITNAIPDMERRDSIFVAGHSKPDVRMPDGFTDRLLIASLGTYQGTFEKDLLHIPATHGVVHLRFCEVHHIKDGLIEHSYVMLDFLDLMRQAGVWPIPASLGAEHVWPTPASMDGVRPEICDEKAGDQAFDVVMGMHAALLSFDGVDLDSMKHSKFWDEHFMWYGPSGIGSTRAMSGFRAHHQIPFLTGFPDRKGAGHYIRIGDGNYVVTGGWPSVVGTHTGEWLGMPATGKIIDMRVMDFYRIENGKICENWVPIDVIHMLKQMGFDVFKRLKHLRGLPERNLTSAKAGGY